In Juglans microcarpa x Juglans regia isolate MS1-56 chromosome 1S, Jm3101_v1.0, whole genome shotgun sequence, the genomic stretch gaaaatattataaaccttttttttaacCGTTCAGGATCATGATAGATCATCGggtcaattatattaattaattcagGTAGCGACAGTCAATGCTTCGAAGTCGACAAATGATGAGGCATGAATAACAAGATCAGCAACTCTAGGTTataaaaacttatcaaaaacaaattgATACATGCACATGTAGTTTTTATAAGATAcagatataataataataataataataataataataggtttAAATGCTCTTCGTTATACGCTAATACTCTTCATTGGAAATGTACCAAAAACGAAGAATTAAGATAaaatcgagaaaaaaaaaaaagagcggcATTTTCATCTCCAAGTAAACGTTGTTTCCTCACCTTTGAGAGATGAAAGAATTACGGCAGTTCCTGTGCTTGTTTCTCGGGGAAGTTTCAGAGGAGAAGTTTCAGAGacgagaaagtgagagaaaatatgagaaaagagagagagagagagagagagatagtggGGGGAAGACGGGATGTGAAttgtgatgtgatgtgatgtgatgtgatgaTACGCCTGAAAACTGAAACGGGCAGTGATAGTTGGTGATTTTACTGATTCAATTTCAGAGAGGTGAGAGAGAGGCTACACTCGAAAGAAAGCCTACGTGTATGTGAGTGGTAAGACAGGAGTTTAATGCCCGAAGCGAGAAGAGAGCATGCCGGTGATATTCATTTCCATTTCAGGGTACGATTGAGATAGATATTCAGGAAGGAATACTGAAGCCGTATCAGTGGTTTGTTTGTTAGTTTATTTTGGCATATGCTCCAGCCTCCATCGCTCTTCCCCTATATAGCCTATAGTAGCCGcaatcccattttgatttcgaatcttttgtcttgtttttttgGTCTTCCGAGCGCGTACGTACCGTCCCATCGTTACTAAAGCTTATTCATGCCCATGTAGAAATGGGatgcactttttttatttttttattttattttatcatgccCATACCGGATTGTAAAATGCTTACTGCAATCGCCTCGTACAATCGCCGTGCAAACGGATCTGAGGTGGTCAAATAAAAAACGTAccgtttatcattaaaaataaaaacgcaTCATTTCGGTCGTTTCAGAACCTCCCCAATCCGACGGCCGACAACTCCTCCATCCCGCAGCAGCATCGCCACCGTCATGCACCTCCAGCAGCTCCACTCAAACAACCCACTGCTTCGCCTGTCTCCGTCGACACCGCTTTCGTCTCTCATAGGTAACACGTTACCATTCAGTATCATACTGAATGGTAACACATCGGTTATGTATTAACTTGTATTTGAACTAGTTTTTGTGTTATTCTATGTACAATAGTGCATATCATTTTAAAACGTTGAAATAGCTAATCATCGCGATTTTAATTcggataaattatattttgaacctcaatattattttatttaatttagtttGCATAAAAAGTTATTACAAGAAATAACAGATTTCATTATAACTATCGAgttttgaaaactttttttttttttgggctttgtCGGGGTGATTTTGCAGCGAGGTTGATTTTGTTTGCGAGTTTGGTGTGTTCATGCCTCTCATACTGTGCTTTTATTGAAAGTGCCAGAGTCAGACCCTCACCAATCAATACCGCTACTCACCAACATAACATAACGCTAGcattgtgataaaaaaaataaataaataaaccataACGCTAGCATTGGCAACATTAATATATCTACTTCATATAtcaattaataaagaaaattaatatatctacattaatttgaaaaatcaaatttagtaaaaaacaataatgaaataattttaattaaaaaacaatttataatgaaaggattttaattaaaaataataatttataatggaAGGATTTTAATTAACAACATTTCAGTATTAATATGTCAAAGTCAGCAATTTTCAGTATCAATTAAGCGGCGGTAATACGTTAGAGCCAATTTTAcgcaataaaaaaatgtttgatcaTGCTACAGTAACTaaccaaatttaaaatatcagatGGAATTACTTTAGCTCAAAGCTCAAAACATTGAGCTTTGACTAGCGCAATATTGATTAATTTTAACACTTTAAGCTATAATTTGATGTACAACTTGCCAGTGCTCTTACGCAATCGATAAAATTTTGTGCCCAGTCCTTGGTTGACATTGTCTCGCgttttaatttgtaattctGCACTGATGGGTGGACCTGGACTGCAAACTCGGAAGGGAGACGCTGACGCAGCCCCTTTTGAAATACCAGAATCTCCTAATCATGCTAAATTGAGGGTGTGTGTGGATattaaagtgagttgaattgaattgagttgtaatgataaaatattattaaaatattattttttaatattattattattttaaaatttgaaaaagttaaattgtttattatattttgtattagaatttgaaaaagttataatgatgagttgagataaatttgataaccaaacgaagcctgaGATGCAGCAACACAGAAGACGCCACTGTAGATAAAACCAAGAATAAATTTTCACGATTTGATTTTtcgagataaaaattaaataaaatatcgttaaaatataattttttaatattaatttttttaaaaaattaaattatttattatattttatataaaaatttaaaaaaattataatgattaaattagataagataatttgtatTGTGTGACCAAATAAGACCTCATTCTAATTTGGAATTTTACCAtttgagagagatgaaagagagcATTATGGTTGCTATGCTTCATATACACAGTGACTTTCGTGGTATAGTCGTGGATCGGATCTCCATTTCTAACAAGAGTAGTGCTAGACTACTGCCCAGTATTGACAGCTGGACATGCCACCTAACACAAAtttatcttctcattttttttcaatttttttattcatatttttttaaaaaatatcaatacactaataattaattcattaagtattaagtaaagaaaaaaatttaaaaaataaaataaaatatatgcatTTTCCTTCTAACAATATCCTGTCAGATTAAAAGCTCCGGTGATGGATTTTCCCTCAGGAGTGCAACGTAAACGATTAGGGCAGCTCAGCCTGCCAACAGTGTGAGTTAGAAATTGGCTTCTTGCAGCCTCGTTATCATGTTCTTAGCAGGACATTCCCAGCAGCTGTAGTCGCTTTAGGAGATGATTCTAAATTGAATGGTAATTTGAGTAAGCCATGCATATGTTTCACTTGTTCTTTCAGAGTTTTAAGCCTCTAGTCTCTACCCTAAAGCTCTATTATGTATGACAACAGTGGGAAAAACAGGCTCGAGCTAATTAGCGAGTTAGCCGCTGGGCCTCATCAAATCCTGAGAAGCCATGGGAATGGAGAAAGGAGATGCCTAGGTAGATGAAATTGCCCTCACCAGACGAGCTCGAGTTCCTTGTGTAAAGAGACTTCCTTGCTTTTACTTACGTCAGGGCTCTCTTATGCATTTAAAGTAAACTTTATATATCCTCATTATGGTAGGCAGTTACTACAATGGACACGGAGCAAGTCCATTCAAAATTTTCACCCACCACATCGTGTAATAATTTTTGCAACTTTCATTTAGGATCAACATCAGCCTCATTAACTGTAACATTGCAACAAAATACGCCATGAGTGTGGAAATACTTAATAAAGGCCAAAACCAAAATGGAATGAAGGTATATCTACGCAACCTTAAGTCTATATGTATAAATACGTAACATACAgaagggtgagagagagagagagagagtaaaacaACACCAAAATCAACCTTTAGACTGTCAATTAAACCTGGTTAGCTTGGAACTAGTCACAACCCAGGAATTCACTGCAAAAGACGAGCCCATATAACATTCACATTACACGGTTAGCTCAAGAACCATGCAGGAGACTCAACgagaataaaaacaaataatatgctTGATAACGCatagaaaattgaattttagtGGCTTAGAGCAACCCTTGTCTAACAAAATCACCTCTGTTGGTGATACAGGAAGAGTGTGCATATAACGAGGGCAATTAAAGAGGTGAGATGAATAGAGAAAAATGACCATTCTTAAATCAGCAGAGGCTCATGAAAGGGAGACGCCTGACCGTAAAAAAAGGCTAACAAATTAAGTTTATCAACAGTGACGGTAATAACGTTCGGCAGTTCATGCAGATATTGTGTTATTCTCCTCACTATACTTTTCCAATGACTGTATCTTTCACTTGTAGATCTGAGATATCTAATCTAGACATATGAGAGACAATAATTCTTTTTCCAGTATGCTAAGAATATAGAAAAGTAGTTTCTTAATACAGCATTAGAGATATGAAACTAGAGCTAAACCAAGAAGCTTTATCAAAGAGGAAGAGGAATGCCAGGGAGATAACTTACGTTTTCAGTTTCCACTGGCACGTTCAACAGAAAATGACCTTTGACTTATTTTTCATCACCCTTCAATCCATCCGAATCTGAGTCACTTGCATTGTAACCTAAAAGAAACCAAAAGCTCATCAATTATGGAAGCAAGGCCATACCATACCAATAACAAAGCCAGATAGAGAATACCTGGTTGTTTGTCGCTTATGTTCCAAACTAAAACCCGACTTTTTGAAGCTCTATTAATCCAAGTGTGTCCCTTTATAAccaatgtataatatattaattcagTCGTCacaagttaacaaccaacaaatgaaatagtacaacTTCCACAATAAAGCAGATAAATAAACACAAGTAAAATTAATCGTAGCTCAGTATTCCAACTACAGGTTAGAAAAACCAGCCTACCCCAAAATCCACTAGGATTCTAAAGAGCATTGTAGAATGCTGATAAATGCTCTCTTGTAATTCAATTTGCCCGACGCTAATCTGCTATTCTTCCCTGCTCGCTGCCCTGCTTCTCTCTTTAAGCTAGCTGCTTTGCTGTACTGTGAGAAGGAAGATGACCCAGCAGGCAACTAATTACGCTCGCTCCACCTATGGAGTTCACCTAAGCCAAACAAAGTATACTCTTGAATTCTCTCTCATTCCATCCTGCGCTACACCTATATCTCCAGGTACCAACTCAATTTGTAGGAATTGAGAGCTGGAGATGAACGAACTTCATCTTGGCTACCAGGGCAAAGATCCTCATAATCGATCCCGTATGTTTGAGAAAAGCCTCTGGCTACTAGCCTGACTTTTTTCTTGAACTTCTTGGAGTCAAGCCTCACTCCTTTTGGCACCGTTACAGATACCAAAATAATTGGAAAAAGCTGGATTCAATTGTCAAATACTCCATCGAAAATAGGACTGACTAGGCATTTAAGCCATAGAACATGGTTTGATCAAACGGTAAAATAAGAACCAATATAACAAACAACTACTAATTCCTATGAGGCTGACACAACCACTTACAACTTGGCATAACTAAAGACCTTCTTCTAAAAAACAACCAAATATGCTAGATAGTATTCAAAatgtcaattttcttttcatttttctcgaCAACAACCACAAAAGATTCTAAAATTGACATTAAACCACagtatattaatttagaatCCCAACGAAGTGAATGTAATAACGATGATTAGAAACCCAggaacatgaaataaaaaagaaaacaagagagagagagagaacgagagaaATGAGTGTTACATAGGATTCAAATTGCATTGAGCAACAGCTGCAAGAATTTAATGAAAactaacaaacaaaaataagagataagaagTCGAGGTAGACCTTTCGAGGGTCTCTCGAGACACCGTAGCCACTGTAGTACATCTGGCCGACGAGGACCTGCATAGCGCTATCACCGGCCTTGGCCTCCTTGAGCGCGTCCTGGAACCATCGCTTCGCACAGTCCGAGACGACCTGGGCCAGCGGCATCCGAATTTGACTCTGCTGCCCCTCTGAGCTCTCCATCAACTTTTGCTCTTTTACTCGCTCTGAGTCGACTCGAAACAGCCCGGGTTTCCCTGTCTCTGGGGACGATGCCCGGATCCGTGATATGGATTTCACGCGTTTCGGCGTTTGGAGTCTGGCCAGGGTGATAATTTTGGTCAATTGTTGGAGGCTTGTCGTCGAAGGAAGTGATTTTCCCATTAAACAAACAGAGATACGAGGAgaggatgaaaataaaatatttttaaaaattttaaaaataagtctCACACCTTCGATcctgtatatttatttaaaaatatatcattttatttttttatccgtaagataaaaaaaagttttaggtatatttataagtaaaataaaataatatatttttaaataaatatacaagaTGATATAAGATTTATAGATAGCAGGCCTGAAATATTTAATACAGATATGGGGGTGGTGGAAAAGTACGTGTGTATCACTGAATTGGTTTTCTAATCCTGAGTGTACTGGCCCACTGGGTTGGCAGTCTTATGACTCTTATCAGGGTTTAATGGAAGAGCTCTGAGATCTTTGAGGGCCCTATGGGGCCGCTCACCGGTCCGGCCTCCGCCTGGGCTGCTGGAGACGGGGCTCGGTCTGGGCCCAAGTCCGCATTTACCCCATCCGTCCAgcttagattatatatacataacaaGCCTTTTTTtagtttggttttatttttttaaacaaaaatcgtcattttatatttggttttatttcaaactcatttctccTCTTtaccctcactctctcttcctctttttgACGTCTGCCGTCGTcgactctttctctctcccccccccccccccccccccctctcgtCCATGGCCTTGCAGCCCCAGGTGTCTCTCTCTAcgttattttttggattttggttttgtttttcgaTTACTTTTGGGTGGTGGGGGGCTTTGTTTCACCGGACAACCGTGGAGCCAATCCGCCTCCTAGACTCATCTATGGctggttataaaaaaaaaagtttgtggGTACAAAATTCCAAAATTAAGCTTTAAAATGtagaaagataaatatttcatacatatacaaactaaaatttctataaccatacaaaaaattacaagtacCGATTAAAGGCTAAAGCAATCAATTCAATCGAAGATAATCAGCAAAACAAAATGTATGAATAAATCAGCTCTACATATCATTGCCTAAACTGAGATAAACTCATGTAGTCAGGCCTATATTCACCCAAGGGCTTTTCAGGAACATAAGAGGCCAAAAAAATATGTAACTGAAACACCATCAATTCCTACTTAATTAGCTAGACAATCAGCCATAAAGTTACTTTCCCTAtaaggtttatttatttatttatttatttttttaatttttgaaatgaaaggAATTTCATTGCTCCAATATCAATCAACACATGGTTTGTCTAGTAAAATAACAGACATCACTTCCGGAGGGCCTTCTTCAAGCCAAACAGACTCATTTTCTAAAGACATGCCTAATTTTGCAGCAACATGTCTGCCTTGTAGCCACTAGTTTTAACAAAGCCCAGTTTCCAACTTGCAAAATTACTTTATTGACTCAATTACTACTTTAGTATCTCCCACAATAATCACTTGATTGAGTCCCAATTCATGACAGTTGCAATCCTCTAATTAGAGCATAGCACTCTGCAGAAATTCTGCAGAAAATGCATCACAGACATGAGCTTTTGGAGCAGACAAAACACCCTCGGCCTCACCTCTGTTGTTCCTTAGCACAATACCAATTCCCATTATCTTCTTTCCAGCATCAAAAGCAACATCAAAGTTTAGCTTGTATAATGGATCCATTGGAGGACACCACCCCATATCAGTAGCTTGTTGAGCCTGTCTGCAGTAATAGGTGAAAACTGATGCACCTCATGATAAGCTTCAATATCACTTAATGCTGACCTCATAAGCACAGAGGGACTTATAAAGTTGTTATTAAACACCAGACCATTCCTCCTAACCCAAATTTTGTGAAGAACAGCTACCACCTGATTCAACTCCTTAATCTCCAGTCTGCTATATAACTCATTCCACAACATGTTAAAATCATTATAACCAGTATGCCATTTCTTAACAGGGCTGTCATTTTCTCCCCACACATCCACTGCAGTAGGACAGTTCCAGAGGACATGTATAGTTGTTTCCTCATATTGTTTGCAAACTGGACACAAACCATCTTCAATAATCTGCTTTTGCTTcagaataaattttgtaacTAGGATATTATTAAGTACTTTCCAAACAAACTATTTAATCATACCAGGAACTTGCAGCTACCATAGCATCCTCCACTGCACATCAACTTCCCCGCCATTGGATGCCTCTCCTTGTTACTGATTCCTCATCAAACAGTCCAAAAATAAGCATTCTTTACTGTAAATACTCCATTTTCAGTCCTTACCCAAAACAATTTGTCATTGACATCTCTCAAACTAATAGGGAAACTACAAATTAACTTGGCCTCTTCTGAACATAAAATTTCTTCAACCAAATCAGCCTTCCACCTATGATTAGTAACATCAATTAAATCTGCCACTTTAGTATTTGGCTCCAACTGGTGCATAGGAGTTTGTATACTATAAGTGGTTGGTTGAGCTAGCCATTTGTCATACAAAACTCTTATACTCTTGCCATCTCCCACCCTCCAAACAGTCCCTTCCTTGACCAAATCTAGAGAGGACCACATACTTCTCCAAATATGAGAAGGATAGGATCCTACAGAAGACTCCATCAGCTCACAGTTATGGAAATACTTGTACTTAAAGACTCgtgccaccaaagaggaaggtTCTTGAATTAATCTCCATACTTGTTTTGCCAACAAAGCTCTATTAAAACTGattaaggtatcgtttggattcgaagatgagttaagatgaattgagatgggttgtgaatagtagtgagatgagttatgaatagtagtgagatttgtgagttaaagttgatgaataataatgaatagtagtgagatgagttgaaatgagttgagatgacttgcgaatacaaactgggcctAAATCCCTGAACCCTAATTCCCCTTTGTTTTTCACTTTGCCTAGCTTTGCCCAACTCCTCCAATGAATacctttttcagatttcttatGGCTCCACCAAAACCGAGATAACATGGCCTCAATTTCCTTCAATAACACAGAAGGCAACCGAAATACACTCATGGTGTAAGTTGGTATTGCTTGTAACACACTCTTAATGAGGATTTCCTTACCTGCTGATGATAGCAATTCAGATTTCCAACTACTAATCCTCCTCCAAATCTTTTCCTTTAAGCCCTTGAAAGTGTTGTACCTAGGCCTTCCTACCATAGTAGGCAGGCCCAAATACCTGTTGTAATTACCACATACAACTCCGTTAGTAGACAAAGTGATAAGCTCCCTTGCAGCAGGATCTGTATTCGAACTAAACAGAATAGAAGTCTTTTGCTTGTGCATGGTCTGGCCAGATGCACACTCATATTGCCTCCAAATATGTTCTACATGAAACCACTCCTCTTGCTTGGCTCTGCAAAATATAATACTATCGTCAGTAAATAAAAGATGGTTAATGCTTAAACCACCCCTTGAAGCTGCCACTCCTTTAATGGTGCCATTCCTCTCAGTTTGTTGAAATAAAGAACTTAACCCCTCAGCACAAAGAAGAATTAGATATGGAGACAAGGGGTCACCTTGTCTTAAGCCTCTTGAAGGAAAAATTGTATCTCCGGATACACCATTCACCTTTACTGAGTAGCTAACTAATCTAACACAAGCCATGATCAAAGCTATCCATCTCCCACCAAAACCCAACTTCAACATTATTGCCTCTAAGTAGTGCCACTTcaccctatcataagctttttACATATCCAATTTGATGGACATGCTTTCCACCCTACTTTTTTGCCTTGATTGCATAGTATGTAGGAGTTCATACCCTGTAAGGATATTGAAGAGACTtgttgaaaagaaagaatgtcgTCCTAAATATTCTAAATACTTTGAAGGTGGacattttgaattcaaaaaccAATGGACAAGTATGGctgattcaaatttaaatacCACTCCCGAAACATCcaattgtgtatatatacataggcaTATACCAATCTTAagctctcatatatatatatatatatatatattatatatatatatatattctgctGTATGTCGATCTTCTTTTCGTAATAACAGAAAAGAAAGCATATTCGGAGTCGCACCATAGAACTACAGCAAGTTATATAAACACACGCACGCAAGCATGAGGAAGagttcctatatatatatatatatatataccacacGGCCAAAAGTGAAGTGAGAGTGCATGAAGACAGAAAGAGGGGTTTAATAAGTGCATGCACGGGAGACAATTACTTGAAGTAATTTGGTGGGATCGATTCGCCAATGTGTTTCACTTGCACTTGGGTCGAACACGTGTGCAATCTAATTATTATGACAACATGGAGCTCTTCTTCATTTCAAGGAATACATTCTAACATTTCTACTGCTAAAAGTTAGGCATTCCTTAATTATAAAAGCTTGTCAATTAAAAAGATTTTCactaacccaaaaaataataataataataacagagGTCTTTTTCCCCCACTCTTTCTCAAAGTCGCAAATTAACGTATTTACTGGTTTCCTTTCTTCTCTTGATTGTTACGGGTTGAACTAATTGGAAGAGATCAGAACGGACAGTGACCCAATTCCTTTTTCGATCGTAAACGATGTAAATTAAAGATGACCTAAAATGACAATAATTTTTCTCCAAAACAGAAGAAGCTTAGTATTCATCGTATGTAAAtcgaaatgaaaaataagagataatTAAGATCTTTCTCGACATATGAACATGTGAAACTTTAGACTTTAATTAACTGCTCATGTGTTTCTCTCCACAGTGCAATTATTTGATCTTTCTTTTGTGTGTTCTTATCAATATTATTGTACccactatacatatatatatatatacacgtgctCTTGTGATCTTCACTTTTAAGTTTTGCTACCTTAAGACAAGTCAGTCACTCATAGCTAGACTTTCAGACGGATGACGTGGTTGATAGTTATTCTTCTTATCTTCTCCCCTGAATTCACTATTTTAATACAATGTGTAtatgcgtgtatatatatatatatataatatctgatAGCTTTTACGGTGATTAAGGACGCATAGGGTAACTAGTATGCATCGATCACCTTTATTTTGTTGATAGAATTCCCCAATATCGATCCGGCCTggctcttttatatatatatagatattctGATCATGGGCATGTTGGTCTCTTCCTATCGCAGACCCCgaatttaaacaaattaaatggACATGGTACATTCGATCAAGCCAACTaattaaacacacacatatatatatatatatatatatgcagatgaTACCAAAACTACGTACTGTATGGAATGATCTTATGAACAACTTTGTTTGGCATGTTGGActctatgcatgcatgcatatgctAATATCTTAAATgttcctttttgttttctcagTTTTTCCTTTTCCGCTAGATTTTTTGCTTTCATTTTAgtttgaaggaagaaaaaaaaaaaaaaaaaaaaaaagggaagaagaagaagaagctagcAGAGAGGGGAGAAATCCCCAAAGGCCCAAGAGAGGGCTCGGGCCTAGGCCCAGAAGTCGCAATGGATTGGGATGTCACGAAAGGCCCAGGGAGAAGAAGGGAAAGCTGGAGACTTGGGAAGGAAACCGAAGACCGTACAATCTGACACACTAACCAAGGAGCCGCCAGTTTTGACATGACAGGGTGGCCTGACACGCAGAGTGGTCAACCATCAGGAATGTCCAGATCTTAATAGGTCAACCTAGATAGCGCCAAAGGATAGAGAAATCCATTCGAAACCACGCCACATTTAATAGATGCAGGAACAAGTCTGACTAAGGCCACACCACATTTAATAACGCGGGAGCAGGCACGCATGGCAGGGCtatgccgcattcaatgcatcCCGAAGGATGACACACACCACAGAAGCCATCCTGAGTGCTTGTGATGCCTTTGACCAGGCTAGGCAAGAATGGTGGGAAGCAGGAAATGGGCAAGGACGTGCGATCCCAATACGGAGCCA encodes the following:
- the LOC121246578 gene encoding uncharacterized protein LOC121246578, whose amino-acid sequence is MGKSLPSTTSLQQLTKIITLARLQTPKRVKSISRIRASSPETGKPGLFRVDSERVKEQKLMESSEGQQSQIRMPLAQVVSDCAKRWFQDALKEAKAGDSAMQVLVGQMYYSGYGVSRDPRKGHTWINRASKSRVLVWNISDKQPGYNASDSDSDGLKGDEK